A window of Cryptomeria japonica chromosome 3, Sugi_1.0, whole genome shotgun sequence contains these coding sequences:
- the LOC131075835 gene encoding pentatricopeptide repeat-containing protein At3g12770 → MEPIYTASNSILNRSWNQPSINIMPLNLNSYFSLLQDCTSIKSVKQVHARMLINGLQQNTYLGTKLVNMYALCGSLDNARLVFDNISELNRNTFLWNAMIRGYSSLNVCDKALLLYYQMLKTGLCPDNFTYSFALKAAATLSALQEGRQIHFHIIKNGHGSNVFVGTALLDMYAKCGCVKSARQLFDRMLTRNVVSWSAMIAGYSQSGYASEAWELFREMQLAQVEPNSVTMVSVTSICDNLARAKWLHGYVIRRGLDSDVSLENALIYMYGRCGSMEIATQLFYKMCNRDVVSWSAMIARHAQNGHARESLLFFNRMHLMGLKPDSITMASVLPACAQLGDVQYGVKIHASIVRNGLELDITVGNALIDMYAKCGRIETAQKCFHNMVKKDVVTWTAMIGGYAQNGHAGDSITLFYQLSLNGMKPNSVTVVSVLPACGYLGALQQGKSIHAYVLRNGFESEVSVCTTLVDMYGKCGSVEAARQVFDKMCYRDVVSWNAMITGYGIHGYGEDALALFSQMQMTDKKPDHITLLSVLSACRHAGMVDAGWQCFNRISLDYDINPTLEHYACMVDLLGRAGRLDEAYDFIKRMPLEPGASVWGALLFACRIHSNINLAKIASECLIKLEPNNTGNYVLLSNIYAAAGRWGDVSRIRALLKKSGVKKSPGCSWIEIKSTVNAFSVGCRSHPQFKEIAAMLESLALQMKSAGYAPAIDFVLHDVENEEKEYILCGHSEKLAIAFGLINTNPGTPIRITKNLRVCGDCHTATKFISKIVEREIIVRDASRFHQFKDGLCTCKDYW, encoded by the coding sequence ATGGAACCGATCTACACAGCCTCGAATTCCATTCTAAATAGAAGTTGGAACCAGCCGAGTATTAATATTATGCCACTCAACTTGAATTCTTACTTTAGCCTGTTGCAGGACTGTACCAGTATTAAATCAGTGAAACAAGTGCATGCCCGCATGCTTATAAATGGCTTGCAACAAAATACGTATCTGGGGACTAAACTCGTGAATATGTATGCCCTGTGCGGTAGTTTAGATAATGCACGCCTTGTGTTTGACAATATAAGCGAGCTAAATAGAAATACTTTCTTATGGAATGCTATGATTAGAGGGTATTCATCTCTCAATGTGTGTGACAAAGCCCTCCTACTTTATTACCAAATGCTTAAAACAGGTCTATGCCCAGACAATTTCACCTATTCATTTGCTCTCAAGGCTGCTGCAACACTCTCAGCTCTGCAGGAGGGAAGGCAGATTCATTTTCATATAATAAAGAATGGACATGGCTCAAATGTTTTTGTGGGTACTGCACTGCTTGATATGTATGCGAAATGTGGCTGTGTAAAGTCTGCACGCCAGTTGTTTGATAGAATGTTGACAAGAAATGTTGTGTCTTGGAGTGCAATGATAGCAGGGTATAGCCAGTCTGGATATGCCAGTGAGGCTTGGGAACTTTTTCGTGAAATGCAGCTTGCACAGGTTGAACCCAACTCGGTCACTATGGTGAGTGTGACTTCGATATGTGATAATTTAGCACGGGCCAAGTGGCTTCATGGTTATGTAATTAGACGGGGACTTGATTCAGATGTTTCTCTGGAAAATGCTCTCATATACATGTATGGCAGGTGCGGGAGCATGGAGATTGCAACCCAATTGTTTTATAAAATGTGTAATCGAGATGTGGTTTCCTGGAGTGCAATGATTGCAAGGCATGCCCAGAATGGACATGCCAGGGAATCTTTGCTCTTTTTTAATCGAATGCATTTGATGGGATTGAAGCCTGACTCAATCACCATGGCAAGTGTGCTTCCAGCGTGTGCTCAATTGGGAGATGTGCAGTATGGGGTAAAAATCCATGCATCTATAGTTAGGAATGGACTTGAACTCGATATTACAGTAGGAAATGCCCTCATAGATATGTATGCCAAATGTGGAAGGATTGAGACCGCACAGAAATGTTTCCACAACATGGTGAAAAAAGATGTAGTAACATGGACCGCAATGATTGGTGGATATGCCCAGAATGGACATGCCGGCGATTCCATCACGCTGTTTTATCAATTGTCCCTAAATGGCATGAAACCTAATTCAGTTACTGTGGTGAGCGTGCTCCCTGCGTGTGGATATTTAGGAGCTTTGCAACAGGGCAAATCAATTCATGCTTATGTATTAAGAAATGGATTTGAGTCGGAAGTTTCTGTGTGTACCACACTTGTAGATATGTACGGCAAATGTGGAAGTGTAGAAGCTGCACgtcaagtgtttgataaaatgtGTTACAGAGATGTGGTCTCGTGGAATGCAATGATAACAGGTTATGGAATTCATGGCTATGGTGAGGACGCACTTGCACTCTTTAGTCAAATGCAAATGACGGACAAAAAACCAGATCACATAACACTTCTCAGTGTTTTGTCAGCATGCCGTCATGCTGGTATGGTGGATGCAGGCTGGCAATGCTTTAATCGCATCAGTCTAGATTATGACATTAACCCCACACTAGAGCACTATGCGtgcatggttgaccttcttggtcgTGCTGGGCGTCTGGATGAGGCATATGATTTCATAAAGAGAATGCCACTGGAACCTGGTGCCAGTGTGTGGGGGGCATTACTTTTTGCCTGTCGAATTCATTCTAATATAAATCTGGCCAAAATTGCATCTGAGTGCCTCATTAAATTAGAACCTAACAATACAGGCAATTATGTGTTGCTGTCAAACATTTACGCTGCAGCTGGAAGGTGGGGTGATGTTTCAAGGATCAGAGCATTGCTGAAAAAGAGTGGGGTGAAGAAAAGTCCAGGATGTAGTTGGATTGAGATTAAGAGCACTGTAAATGCTTTTTCTGTGGGATGCAGGTCGCATCCACAGTTTAAGGAAATTGCTGCTATGTTGGAGAGTTTAGCTCTGCAAATGAAGTCAGCAGGGTATGCACCTGCCATTGACTTTGTCTTGCATGATGTTGAGAATGAAGAGAAGGAATACATTCTTTGTGGACACAGTGAGAAGCTGGCAATAGCTTTTGGACTTATCAATACAAACCCTGGGACTCCTATCCGGATAACGAAAAACCTTCGAGTATGTGGTGATTGTCACACTGCCACAAAATTTATTTCCAAGATTGTTGAGCGAGAGATTATTGTGAGGGATGCAAGCCGTTTTCATCAGTTTAAGGACGGCCTCTGCACTTGCAAGGATTATTGGTGA
- the LOC131874381 gene encoding uncharacterized protein LOC131874381, with product MEEQVKLIRKRLAEANDRQKSYADAKRTPRQFVMGEKVLLRVKPNKSSIKFGKSSKLASRYVGPFEVLEVVNPVDYRIALLPALERLHNVFHVSYFKKYVSDFAHMIDWNSLQVQDPGVVMIKPIRVLEVRKQRLRNKEVTQCKVQWDQYTEDSATWEDYNEIHHRFPHLFNVFNS from the coding sequence ATGGAGGAGCAAGTCAAACTAATCAGAAAAAGGTTAGCAGAAGCTAATGATCGGCAAAAAAGCTATGCAGATGCAAAGCGTACTCCCAGACAATTTGTAATGGGAGAGAAAGTGCTTCTACGGGTGAAACCAAACAAAAGTAGCATAAAATTTGGAAAGTCCTCCAAATTAGCATCACGATACGTTGGACCTTTTGAAGTGTTGGAAGTTGTAAACCCAGTTGACTACAGAATTGCTCTACTACCAGCTCTTGAACGGttgcataatgtatttcatgtttcCTATTTCAAAAAGTATGTTTCAGATTTTGCACATATGATCGATTGGAACTCCTTGCAGGTACAGGACCCAGGGGTGGTCATGATCAAGCCAATCAGGGTGCTCGAGGTACGTAAGCAACGCTTACGTAACAAAGAAGTTACTCAGTGCAAGGTCCAGTGGGACCAGTACACTGAGGACAGTGCCACTTGGGAAGATTATAATGAAATCCATCATCGATTTCCCCATCTGTTTAATGTTTTTAACAGCTAA